In endosymbiont of unidentified scaly snail isolate Monju, the following are encoded in one genomic region:
- a CDS encoding AsnC family transcriptional regulator, with the protein MTATAQDTLDAIDRRLLDDFQQDLPVVERLWAVMAEQLGIDEEEVLTRLRRLQAAGLISRVGPVFRPNRIGVSTLVAMAVPEQRLEAIAAWISSLPEVNHNYEREHDFNLWFVVTADDQAHLCSVLARIQRHTGLEVLELPMLEGYFIDLGFRLQWT; encoded by the coding sequence ATGACGGCCACGGCCCAGGATACGCTCGACGCCATCGACCGCCGCCTGCTCGACGACTTCCAGCAGGACCTGCCGGTGGTGGAGCGCCTCTGGGCGGTGATGGCCGAGCAGCTGGGCATCGATGAGGAGGAGGTGCTCACGCGTCTGCGCCGTCTGCAGGCAGCCGGACTGATCAGTCGCGTGGGGCCGGTGTTCCGTCCCAATCGCATCGGCGTGAGCACCCTGGTGGCGATGGCCGTGCCGGAACAACGGCTCGAGGCGATCGCCGCCTGGATCAGCAGCCTGCCGGAGGTCAATCACAACTACGAGCGCGAGCATGACTTCAACCTGTGGTTCGTGGTCACCGCCGACGACCAGGCGCACCTGTGCTCGGTTCTCGCGCGCATCCAGCGTCATACCGGACTGGAGGTGCTGGAGTTGCCGATGCTCGAGGGCTATTTCATCGACCTGGGGTTTCGTCTGCAATGGACATGA
- a CDS encoding cbb3-type cytochrome c oxidase subunit I, with the protein MQYQSQAVAKLYFTAAIGLFAGQILFGLILGLQYVVGDFLFPEIPFNVARMVHTNLLIVWILFGFMGAAYYLVPEEAERELHSPGLAVLMFWVFLVAGALTILGYLLVPYSGLAKMTGNDLLPTMGREFLEQPTITKIGIVIVALAFLYNIGMTILSGRKTVVNLVLLIGLTGLAVLFLFAFYNPDNLVKDKFYWWWVVHLWVEGVWELILGSILAFVLIKTTGVDREVIEKWLYVIIAMTLITGIIGTGHHYYWIGTPEYWQWWGSVFSALEPIPFFMMTVFAFNMVNRRRRNHPNKAAVLWALGTAVMAFLGAGVWGFLHTLSPVNYYTHGSQITAAHGHMAFYGAYAMIVLTIISYAMPMMRGRKAANSNRSQVLEMWSFWLMTVSMVFITLFLTGAGILQVYLQRYSDTPLPFMVVQEKIALFYWMREVAGVVFLAGLVLYIASFFVGSKDPEVAVEQAASPTA; encoded by the coding sequence ATGCAATATCAATCACAAGCGGTAGCCAAGCTGTATTTCACCGCGGCCATCGGGTTGTTTGCCGGACAGATCCTGTTTGGCCTGATCCTGGGGCTGCAATATGTCGTGGGTGATTTCCTGTTCCCCGAGATTCCCTTCAACGTGGCGCGCATGGTCCATACCAACCTGCTGATCGTATGGATCCTGTTTGGCTTCATGGGGGCGGCCTACTATCTGGTGCCGGAAGAGGCCGAACGTGAGCTGCACAGCCCGGGGCTGGCGGTGCTGATGTTCTGGGTCTTCCTGGTCGCCGGGGCACTCACCATCCTGGGTTACCTGCTGGTGCCCTATTCGGGGTTGGCGAAGATGACCGGAAACGACCTGCTGCCGACCATGGGGCGCGAGTTCCTCGAGCAGCCGACCATCACCAAGATCGGCATCGTGATCGTCGCTCTGGCCTTCCTCTACAACATCGGCATGACCATCCTCTCGGGTCGCAAGACGGTGGTCAATCTGGTGTTGCTGATCGGCCTGACCGGACTGGCGGTGCTGTTCCTGTTCGCCTTCTACAACCCGGACAACCTGGTCAAGGACAAGTTCTACTGGTGGTGGGTGGTGCACCTGTGGGTGGAAGGCGTCTGGGAACTGATTCTCGGCTCCATCCTCGCCTTCGTGTTGATCAAGACCACCGGCGTGGACCGCGAAGTGATCGAAAAGTGGTTGTACGTGATCATCGCCATGACCCTGATCACCGGCATCATCGGTACCGGTCACCACTACTACTGGATCGGCACGCCGGAGTACTGGCAGTGGTGGGGTTCGGTGTTCTCCGCCCTGGAGCCCATTCCCTTCTTCATGATGACGGTGTTCGCCTTCAACATGGTCAACCGCCGGCGGCGCAATCACCCCAACAAGGCTGCCGTGCTGTGGGCCCTGGGCACCGCTGTGATGGCCTTCCTGGGAGCCGGGGTCTGGGGCTTTCTGCACACCCTGTCGCCGGTCAACTACTACACCCATGGCAGCCAGATCACCGCGGCGCACGGCCACATGGCCTTCTACGGCGCCTACGCCATGATCGTGCTGACCATCATCTCCTACGCCATGCCGATGATGCGCGGGCGCAAGGCAGCCAACAGCAATCGCTCGCAGGTACTGGAGATGTGGTCTTTCTGGCTGATGACCGTCTCCATGGTGTTCATCACCCTGTTCCTCACCGGCGCAGGCATCCTGCAGGTCTACCTGCAGCGTTACAGCGACACCCCGCTGCCCTTCATGGTGGTGCAGGAAAAGATCGCGCTCTTTTACTGGATGCGTGAGGTGGCCGGCGTAGTCTTCCTCGCTGGCCTGGTGCTCTATATTGCGAGCTTCTTCGTCGGATCGAAAGATCCGGAGGTTGCGGTAGAACAGGCAGCATCTCCCACTGCCTGA
- a CDS encoding cytochrome c oxidase subunit 3 family protein, giving the protein MTRGGNLPETSHYPPGDLAVWIFILAELAVFAIFFAAYAFTRMQHVALFDQYQATLDRNAALFNTLALITASYFVVRAVVAIREGRAVSARNRLWAAVGMGGLFLLVKGMEYAHHLGEGIRLSTNTFYMFYLSLTFFHFMHVILGILVLMVLAMRTAAGHYSAQSHTDIESGASYWHMVDLVWLILFPLVYVMH; this is encoded by the coding sequence ATGACGAGAGGTGGCAATCTGCCGGAGACATCCCATTATCCCCCGGGCGATCTGGCAGTATGGATCTTCATCCTGGCCGAGCTGGCGGTATTCGCCATCTTCTTTGCCGCCTATGCCTTCACGCGTATGCAGCATGTGGCCCTGTTCGACCAGTACCAGGCCACGCTCGATCGCAATGCGGCATTGTTCAATACCCTGGCACTGATCACTGCCAGCTACTTCGTGGTGCGCGCGGTGGTCGCCATCAGGGAGGGGCGGGCAGTATCGGCACGCAACCGGTTGTGGGCAGCCGTGGGCATGGGCGGACTGTTCCTCCTCGTCAAGGGTATGGAATATGCGCATCACCTGGGAGAGGGGATTCGTTTGAGTACCAACACCTTCTACATGTTCTATCTCTCCCTGACATTCTTTCATTTCATGCACGTGATCCTGGGTATTCTCGTCCTCATGGTGTTGGCCATGCGTACCGCGGCCGGGCATTACAGTGCGCAATCACACACCGATATCGAGAGTGGTGCCAGCTATTGGCACATGGTGGACCTGGTCTGGTTGATCCTTTTTCCTCTGGTCTACGTCATGCACTGA
- a CDS encoding Crp/Fnr family transcriptional regulator codes for MKALLKRGPLFAALSDDQLDRITQHARQIRLESGEALFEQGEPAERFYLVTSGQIKLFRLSPNGNEKVVEIVTPGCTFAEALMFLQHPTYPVSAQALTSAEVISVDARDFTVMLHESTETCFLLLGDLSQRIRGLLLREIDELSLYSATCRVAGYLAEAGPPDRDEFELPVAKQILASRLSVKPETFSRHHQEPERARRGDGQEQPGHHPRPPAPARSGQYLRAAAGNAASQFPLSLRSLAQAARRLRFGPGTGLLPVGAASSPRTFGPGPGLLQTCGSGVPAANIRPRDGPPAVATASLPRIATIQ; via the coding sequence ATGAAAGCGCTTCTGAAACGGGGGCCGCTGTTCGCGGCGCTCTCTGACGACCAGCTCGACCGCATCACCCAGCATGCGCGGCAGATCCGCCTGGAATCGGGTGAAGCCCTGTTCGAACAGGGTGAACCGGCAGAACGCTTCTACCTGGTGACCTCGGGGCAGATCAAACTGTTCCGCTTGTCACCCAACGGCAACGAGAAGGTGGTGGAGATCGTCACCCCGGGCTGCACCTTTGCCGAAGCCCTGATGTTTCTGCAACACCCGACCTACCCGGTCAGCGCCCAGGCACTGACGTCCGCCGAGGTCATCAGCGTGGACGCCCGCGACTTCACCGTCATGCTGCACGAATCCACCGAGACCTGCTTCCTGCTGCTGGGCGATCTCAGCCAGCGCATCCGGGGACTGCTGCTGCGCGAGATCGACGAGCTCAGCCTGTACAGCGCCACCTGCCGGGTGGCTGGCTACCTGGCCGAGGCCGGCCCGCCGGACCGTGACGAGTTCGAACTGCCGGTAGCCAAACAGATCCTGGCCTCGCGTCTGTCGGTCAAGCCCGAGACCTTCTCGCGGCATCATCAAGAACCTGAGCGAGCGCGGCGTGGTGACGGTCAAGAACAGCCGGGTCACCATCCACGACCGCCAGCGCCTGCACGAAGTGGCCAATATCTGCGCGCAGCCGCAGGAAACGCTGCAAGCCAGTTTCCTCTATCCCTGCGATCCCTCGCACAAGCTGCCCGGCGGTTGAGATTCGGCCCGGGGACGGGCCTCCTACCGGTGGGAGCGGCCTCCTCGCCACGAACATTCGGCCCGGGACCAGGCCTCCTACAAACCTGTGGGAGCGGCGTCCCCGCCGCGAACATTCGGCCCAGGGATGGGCCTCCTGCTGTGGCAACGGCGTCCTTGCCGCGAATTGCCACCATTCAATGA
- the ahbB gene encoding siroheme decarboxylase subunit beta yields MITIDDRARAFINRFQGGFPLAERPFSIVAADIGLSEVALIQLVERLLEEGLLSRFGPLYDAEAMGGGLTLATLSVPDSLFDAVAERVNALPEVAHNYRRDHRLNMWFVVASSRPDGVARTLRRIQHETGFPVYDFPRRRAFYLGLWLELREDGFVSTVPVPGEVACKSTLSVRLDTLDRLLISATQAGLPRVARPYRAVGEAIGIDEEQVIVRLQRLLDGGVIRRIGAVPNHYRLGLRANGMTVWGVPEQWTEELGQQLGGMEAVSHCYERPRHSGIWSYNLFAMVHGHDRHEVLNKMERLRCELGEPVRGHEVLFSTAILKKTGMRLVA; encoded by the coding sequence GTGATCACGATCGATGACCGTGCCCGTGCCTTCATCAACCGTTTTCAGGGCGGCTTCCCTCTGGCCGAACGACCTTTCTCGATCGTCGCGGCAGACATCGGCCTGTCGGAGGTCGCCCTGATCCAACTCGTGGAACGTCTGCTCGAGGAGGGCCTGCTGTCGCGTTTCGGGCCGCTGTATGACGCCGAGGCCATGGGTGGTGGTCTCACCCTGGCGACCCTGAGCGTACCCGACTCCCTGTTCGATGCGGTGGCCGAACGGGTCAACGCCTTGCCCGAGGTGGCCCACAACTACCGCCGCGATCATCGGCTGAACATGTGGTTCGTGGTTGCCAGCTCCCGGCCCGATGGCGTCGCCCGCACACTGCGACGCATCCAGCACGAAACCGGTTTCCCGGTGTATGACTTTCCGCGCCGAAGGGCCTTCTATCTGGGACTGTGGCTGGAGCTGCGCGAAGACGGTTTTGTGAGCACGGTGCCGGTGCCCGGCGAGGTGGCATGCAAGTCCACGCTTTCCGTGCGCCTGGATACACTCGATCGCCTCCTGATCTCCGCCACCCAGGCGGGGTTGCCGCGCGTGGCGCGGCCCTACAGGGCGGTTGGCGAGGCCATAGGCATCGATGAAGAGCAGGTGATCGTGCGGCTGCAGCGCCTGCTCGATGGCGGGGTGATCCGGCGTATCGGAGCGGTGCCCAATCACTATCGCCTGGGACTGCGCGCCAACGGCATGACGGTCTGGGGCGTGCCCGAGCAGTGGACGGAAGAGCTGGGACAGCAGCTTGGCGGCATGGAGGCGGTGAGCCATTGTTACGAACGCCCGCGGCACTCGGGGATCTGGTCCTACAACCTGTTCGCCATGGTGCACGGGCACGACCGCCACGAAGTGCTCAACAAGATGGAGCGCCTGCGCTGCGAGCTCGGTGAGCCGGTGCGTGGCCACGAGGTGCTGTTCAGCACCGCCATACTCAAGAAGACCGGCATGCGCCTGGTCGCCTGA
- a CDS encoding CbbQ/NirQ/NorQ/GpvN family protein, whose translation MDIKANPEREAAAELPFYCPQGNEVALFEHAWRNRLPVLIKGPTGCGKSRFVRYMAARLGRPLYTVACHDDLTAADLVGRHLIGGEGTFWSDGPLTRAVREGAICYLDEVVEARKDTTVVLHPLTDDRRILPLERTGETLQAPPEFMLVVSYNPGYQNLLKGMKPSTRQRFVAMSFDFPSPENELTILQGETGIDRATGERLVNLARALRALEDHDLEEAASTRLLVYAATLIRGGFDPREAVLTAMVEPLSDDAETLAALREVVDATLG comes from the coding sequence ATGGACATAAAAGCCAATCCCGAACGCGAGGCGGCGGCCGAGCTGCCTTTCTACTGTCCCCAGGGCAACGAGGTGGCCCTGTTCGAACACGCCTGGCGCAACCGCCTGCCGGTGCTCATCAAGGGGCCGACCGGCTGCGGCAAGAGCCGTTTCGTGCGGTACATGGCGGCGCGCCTCGGGCGTCCCCTGTACACCGTGGCCTGTCACGACGACCTCACTGCGGCGGACCTGGTGGGACGTCACCTGATTGGCGGTGAGGGCACCTTCTGGTCGGATGGGCCGCTCACCCGCGCGGTGCGCGAAGGTGCCATCTGTTATCTCGACGAGGTGGTCGAGGCGCGCAAGGACACCACGGTGGTGCTGCACCCTCTGACCGACGACCGGCGCATCCTGCCGCTGGAGCGCACGGGCGAGACCTTGCAGGCGCCGCCGGAGTTCATGCTGGTGGTCTCCTACAACCCCGGCTACCAGAACCTGCTGAAGGGCATGAAGCCCTCGACCCGCCAGCGTTTCGTGGCCATGAGTTTCGATTTTCCCTCGCCGGAGAACGAGCTGACGATACTGCAGGGAGAGACCGGCATCGACCGCGCCACCGGCGAGCGTCTGGTGAACCTGGCCCGTGCCCTGCGTGCACTCGAGGATCACGACCTGGAAGAAGCCGCCTCCACCCGCCTGCTGGTGTATGCCGCAACTCTGATCCGCGGCGGCTTCGACCCGCGTGAGGCCGTGCTGACGGCGATGGTCGAACCGCTCAGCGACGACGCCGAGACCCTGGCGGCGTTGCGCGAGGTGGTCGATGCCACGCTCGGCTGA
- a CDS encoding cytochrome D1 domain-containing protein, with translation MKHRFLLLLSLLLAGVGAARATAVETLYRTYCAECHGPGRLGAMGPALLPENLHRLKRDRAAEVIRHGRPATQMPAFADKLDDVQVKALVDYIYTPLPRVPEWGMAQIRGSHKVLVDEAALPAHPVHDADPMNLFVVVELGDHHATILDGDRFQPIHRLKTHYAVHGGPKYSPDGRFVYFSSRDGWISRFDMWSLQVTAEVRAGINTRNLAVSADGRYVMVANYLPHSLILLDARDLSPIRVIPVAGDDGTTSRVSAVYDAPPRHSFIAALKDIPEVWEISYVDDPLPVYNGPMHDYRMDEGVARADGRFPVRRIRLRDYLDDFFFDPAYRLLIGASRDGGKGQVIQLDLGRKIADLALDGMPHLGSGITWKYQGRPVLATPNLRKGEVTVIDMRDWQVIKRIRTDGPGFFMRSHENTPYAWVDVFFGPHRDEVHIIDKRTLEIVRTLRPVPGKTAAHVEFDKDGRHALLSIWDRDGAVIVYDAATFEEVKRLPMVKPSGKYNVHNKITRSAGTSH, from the coding sequence GTGAAACACCGGTTCCTGTTGCTGCTTTCCTTGCTGCTGGCCGGTGTCGGCGCCGCCCGCGCAACCGCTGTTGAAACCCTGTACCGGACGTATTGCGCGGAATGTCATGGCCCGGGGCGGCTGGGGGCCATGGGGCCGGCCCTGCTGCCGGAGAACCTGCATCGGCTGAAGCGCGACAGGGCGGCCGAGGTGATCAGGCACGGGCGCCCGGCCACCCAGATGCCGGCCTTTGCCGACAAGTTGGACGATGTCCAGGTGAAGGCCCTGGTCGACTACATCTATACCCCCCTGCCCAGGGTGCCGGAGTGGGGGATGGCGCAGATCCGCGGCAGCCACAAGGTACTGGTGGACGAGGCGGCTCTGCCGGCGCACCCGGTACATGATGCCGATCCCATGAATCTGTTCGTGGTGGTGGAGCTGGGCGATCACCATGCCACCATCCTCGATGGCGATCGTTTCCAGCCCATCCACCGCCTGAAGACGCACTACGCGGTACACGGTGGGCCCAAGTATTCGCCGGACGGCCGCTTCGTGTATTTCTCCTCGCGCGATGGCTGGATCAGCCGCTTCGACATGTGGAGCCTGCAGGTCACCGCCGAGGTGCGTGCCGGCATCAACACTCGCAACCTGGCGGTCTCCGCCGACGGGCGTTACGTGATGGTTGCCAACTACCTGCCGCACAGCCTGATACTGCTGGATGCCCGCGATCTGTCACCGATCCGCGTGATCCCGGTGGCCGGCGACGATGGGACGACCTCGCGGGTCAGTGCAGTCTACGATGCGCCGCCGCGCCACAGCTTCATCGCCGCGCTCAAGGACATTCCCGAGGTCTGGGAGATCAGCTATGTCGACGACCCCCTGCCGGTGTACAACGGCCCCATGCATGACTACCGCATGGACGAGGGCGTGGCGCGCGCCGACGGGCGTTTCCCGGTGCGGCGCATCCGCCTGCGTGACTACCTGGACGACTTCTTCTTCGATCCGGCCTATCGCCTGCTCATCGGCGCCTCGCGTGATGGTGGCAAGGGCCAGGTGATCCAGCTCGACCTGGGGCGCAAGATTGCCGATCTTGCGCTCGATGGCATGCCGCACCTGGGCTCGGGCATCACCTGGAAATACCAGGGGCGACCGGTGCTGGCCACGCCCAATCTGCGCAAGGGCGAGGTGACGGTGATCGACATGCGCGACTGGCAGGTCATCAAGCGCATTCGCACCGACGGACCGGGGTTCTTCATGCGCAGCCACGAGAACACCCCTTATGCCTGGGTGGACGTATTCTTCGGTCCGCATCGCGACGAAGTACACATCATCGACAAGCGTACCCTGGAGATCGTCAGGACCCTCCGGCCGGTGCCCGGCAAGACGGCCGCCCATGTCGAATTCGACAAGGATGGCCGGCATGCCCTGCTCAGCATCTGGGACCGTGACGGCGCGGTGATCGTCTACGACGCGGCCACCTTCGAGGAGGTCAAGCGCCTGCCCATGGTCAAGCCCTCGGGCAAGTACAACGTGCACAACAAGATCACCCGTTCGGCGGGAACCAGTCATTGA
- the nirJ gene encoding heme d1 biosynthesis radical SAM protein NirJ, which produces MFRVTRYLQALSDPDVRPRHTSANRPAGPVVIWNLVRRCNLTCRHCYATSADKDFPGELSTEEVFTVMDDLRAYGVPVLILSGGEPLMRPDIFEISQRAKAMGFYVGLSSNGTLIDEHNIEAIAAVGYDYVGISLDGMRATHDRFRRLEGAFDAALRGIRLCRDAGIKVGMRFTLTRDNARDLPDLLRLMDAEGIDKFYLSHLNYAGRGNKNRMDDAHHRMTRAAMDLIFDTCWNHIVSGRPREFVTGNNDADGVYLLHWARQRIPGSEQHLRPLLERWGGNASGVNIANIDNLGHVHPDTMWWDYDLGSVRERPFSRIWEDTRDPLMAGLKQDRRPLLGRCAACAERAICGGNSRTRAWQLTGNPWAEDPGCYLADAEIGVTGLPERIPVTPWTRTGESFKGVPVSCVDSAGS; this is translated from the coding sequence ATGTTTCGTGTGACCCGTTACCTGCAGGCCTTGAGCGATCCCGATGTGCGCCCGCGTCACACGTCGGCGAACAGGCCGGCCGGTCCGGTGGTGATCTGGAACCTGGTGCGCCGCTGCAATCTCACCTGTCGCCACTGCTATGCCACCTCGGCTGACAAGGACTTTCCCGGCGAGCTGTCCACCGAGGAGGTGTTCACAGTGATGGACGACCTGCGTGCCTACGGGGTGCCGGTGCTCATTCTCTCCGGCGGCGAACCCCTGATGCGTCCGGACATCTTCGAGATCTCGCAACGTGCCAAGGCCATGGGGTTCTACGTCGGCCTCTCCTCGAACGGCACCCTGATCGACGAGCACAACATCGAGGCCATCGCTGCGGTGGGGTACGACTATGTCGGCATCAGCCTGGACGGCATGCGCGCGACCCATGATCGCTTCCGCCGGCTCGAAGGGGCCTTCGATGCGGCGCTGCGCGGCATCCGCCTGTGTCGGGATGCCGGCATCAAGGTCGGCATGCGCTTCACGCTCACGCGCGACAATGCGCGTGACCTGCCCGACCTGCTGCGCCTGATGGATGCCGAGGGCATCGACAAGTTCTACCTGTCTCACCTCAACTATGCCGGGCGCGGCAACAAGAACCGCATGGACGATGCCCATCACCGCATGACCCGCGCCGCCATGGACCTGATCTTCGACACCTGCTGGAATCACATCGTTTCGGGGCGTCCGCGCGAGTTCGTCACCGGCAACAACGACGCCGACGGCGTCTACCTGCTGCACTGGGCCCGCCAACGCATTCCCGGCAGCGAGCAGCACCTGCGGCCCTTGCTCGAGCGCTGGGGTGGCAACGCCTCGGGGGTGAACATCGCCAACATCGACAATCTCGGCCATGTGCATCCCGATACCATGTGGTGGGACTACGATCTGGGATCGGTGCGCGAGCGCCCGTTCTCCAGGATATGGGAAGATACGCGCGACCCGTTGATGGCCGGACTCAAGCAGGACCGGCGGCCACTGCTCGGTCGCTGTGCGGCCTGTGCCGAGCGCGCCATCTGCGGGGGCAACAGCCGTACCCGGGCCTGGCAGCTCACCGGCAATCCCTGGGCCGAGGACCCTGGCTGTTATCTTGCCGATGCCGAGATCGGCGTCACTGGTCTGCCCGAGCGCATCCCGGTCACTCCGTGGACACGCACCGGCGAGTCTTTCAAGGGAGTACCTGTTTCATGTGTCGATTCTGCTGGTTCCTGA
- the ahbB gene encoding siroheme decarboxylase subunit beta, translating into MSTEHGLIEDPRQTALIAVIQEGLPLVPRPWAVIGARLGMSEDEVMRRVRSPQRDGTIKRLGVVVRHRRLGYRANAMVVWDLPDERVAEVGHCFGRFDFVTLCYRRPRRLPVWPYNLFTMIHGRDRAEVQARVGELIVACGLEEVPHAVLFSRRSFKQRGARYRFVDLPEAPADLVEAGRAVS; encoded by the coding sequence ATGAGTACAGAACACGGCTTGATCGAAGACCCTCGGCAAACGGCATTGATTGCCGTCATCCAGGAGGGCCTGCCCCTGGTGCCCCGTCCCTGGGCGGTGATCGGGGCACGCCTGGGGATGAGCGAGGACGAGGTGATGCGCCGGGTGCGCTCCCCGCAGCGCGACGGCACCATCAAGCGTCTGGGCGTGGTGGTGCGCCACCGGCGCCTGGGCTATCGCGCCAATGCCATGGTGGTCTGGGATCTGCCGGACGAGCGGGTCGCCGAAGTGGGACATTGCTTCGGCCGATTCGACTTCGTCACCCTGTGCTACCGGCGGCCGCGCCGCCTGCCGGTCTGGCCCTACAACCTGTTCACCATGATTCACGGGCGTGATCGTGCCGAGGTACAAGCGCGGGTGGGCGAGCTGATCGTTGCCTGCGGCCTCGAGGAGGTGCCACATGCCGTGCTGTTCAGTCGTCGCAGCTTCAAGCAGCGCGGCGCACGCTATCGTTTTGTCGATCTGCCAGAAGCGCCGGCAGATTTGGTGGAGGCGGGGAGGGCGGTCTCGTGA
- a CDS encoding cytochrome C oxidase subunit IV family protein, whose translation MNTDSRNRGGSCTLIYIALMLLTLITWVVGKLGLQGLPVTLSVLALTVFKGQLIGDWFMGLRNVRGFWRWAILIWLAGVGVLVGVAFFLSSGLH comes from the coding sequence ATGAACACCGATAGCCGCAACAGGGGTGGATCTTGTACGCTCATCTATATTGCGTTGATGCTACTGACGCTGATCACCTGGGTGGTCGGCAAGCTGGGTTTGCAGGGCCTGCCGGTGACCTTGTCCGTGCTGGCCCTGACCGTGTTCAAGGGGCAGCTGATCGGCGACTGGTTCATGGGTCTGCGCAATGTGCGCGGGTTCTGGCGGTGGGCGATCCTGATCTGGCTGGCAGGGGTGGGCGTCCTGGTGGGCGTGGCCTTCTTTCTTAGCAGCGGACTACACTGA
- a CDS encoding cytochrome c oxidase subunit III produces the protein MPRSADVPEAGLSLAVMAEALYLSNLLLMPGLSFLVLLWLWWRHRGQAPALARAHLAQTVSASLWAGVLLVAFNAVIVLLGGYDGPWTWVVVITYFTFCHSALVVFGAYGLAKAMAGQCWRYPLLGRPLPDGCSGGLS, from the coding sequence ATGCCACGCTCGGCTGACGTGCCCGAGGCCGGCCTGTCGCTGGCCGTGATGGCCGAGGCGCTCTATCTGTCCAACCTGCTGCTGATGCCGGGTCTGTCGTTCCTGGTCCTGCTGTGGCTGTGGTGGCGGCACCGTGGGCAGGCGCCGGCGCTGGCGCGTGCCCACCTTGCGCAGACCGTCTCTGCCAGCCTCTGGGCCGGCGTGCTGCTGGTGGCCTTCAATGCCGTCATCGTGCTGCTTGGCGGTTACGATGGTCCCTGGACCTGGGTGGTGGTCATCACCTATTTCACCTTCTGTCATTCGGCGCTGGTGGTGTTCGGCGCCTACGGCCTGGCCAAGGCAATGGCCGGACAGTGCTGGCGCTATCCGCTGCTTGGGCGTCCGCTGCCCGACGGTTGTTCGGGGGGATTGTCGTGA
- a CDS encoding c-type cytochrome: MSEAFTKAMARNIFYGGSLFFLLLFLALTFDTQGALPDRDNRQEITEKVAMGKRLWENNDCIGCHTLLGEGAYFAPELGNAYKRLGGKAGIIGFIKSRPKDGIPGRRSMPQFNFTDEELDAIAEFLKYSSEINTANWPPNIQG; the protein is encoded by the coding sequence ATGTCAGAGGCTTTCACCAAGGCCATGGCACGCAACATATTCTACGGGGGGAGCCTGTTCTTCCTGTTGCTGTTCCTGGCCTTGACCTTCGATACCCAGGGCGCGTTGCCGGATCGCGACAATCGCCAGGAGATCACCGAGAAGGTGGCAATGGGCAAGCGCCTGTGGGAGAACAATGATTGCATCGGGTGCCATACCCTGCTGGGAGAAGGCGCCTACTTTGCCCCCGAGCTGGGCAATGCCTACAAGCGCCTGGGCGGCAAGGCCGGCATCATCGGCTTCATCAAGAGTCGTCCGAAAGACGGTATTCCCGGTCGTCGCAGCATGCCGCAATTCAATTTCACGGACGAGGAGCTCGATGCCATCGCCGAGTTCCTGAAGTATTCGTCCGAGATCAATACGGCCAACTGGCCACCGAATATCCAGGGCTGA